From a region of the Pogona vitticeps strain Pit_001003342236 chromosome 7, PviZW2.1, whole genome shotgun sequence genome:
- the LOC140701693 gene encoding procathepsin L-like, whose translation MVKMMPFLGPSVLMALLTVSAALDPALDTAWEDWKSLHGKAYLEGEEFSRRAIWEENLRMIEQHNWEASQGKHTYRLGMNHFGDLTNEEFNQRMSCLLPNQVRPAEGNVSWFHTSANEQVPKSVDWRKEGYVTRVKDQVSPGDIPIKAKEINSAKGLCEMLSSASPLEG comes from the exons ATG GTGAAGATGATGCCCTTCCTGGGGCCGTCTGTGCTGATGGCACTCCTGACAGTGTCGGCAGCCCTGGATCCAGCACTGGACACGGCCTGGGAGGACTGGAAGAGTCTCCACGGAAAAGCATACCTGGAG GGGGAAGAGTTTTCCCGCAGAGCCATCTGGGAGGAGAACCTGAGGATGATTGAGCAGCATAACTGGGAGGCCTCCCAGGGGAAACACACCTACCGGCTGGGCATGAACCACTTTGGCGACCTG ACAAACGAGGAGTTCAACCAGAGGATGAGCTGCCTCCTGCCCAACCAGGTCAGACCAGCTGAAGGGAACGTGAGTTGGTTCCACACATCGGCCAACGAACAGGTCCCCAAAAGTGTGGACTGGCGGAAGGAAGGTTACGTCACGCGGGTGAAGGACCAGGTGAGTCCGGGAGATATTCCCATTAAAGCTAAAGAGATAAACTCTGCAAAGGGTCTTTGTGAGATGCTCTCTAGTGCTTCACCACTTGAAGGATGA
- the LOC140701782 gene encoding procathepsin L-like: protein HFYFLPQGQCGSSWAFSATGALEHLHFKETRQRVSLSEQNLVDCSWNQGNRGCQSGSPILAFEYVRQNGGLNLEKDYPYEGRDDQRCRSKRENAVGQCASLKYVKLGDEKALEKAVATVGPMAVAIDARSSGFQFYKSGILSCPWGGDKLTQAVLAVGYDKAGYNGKDYWILKNSWSEYWGDKGYLYLEKGSNHCGVANDASYPVL, encoded by the exons catttttatttccttccacAGGGTCAATGTGGGTCCTCCTGGGCCTTCAGCGCCACGGGGGCTCTGGAACACTTGCATTTCAAGGAAACCCGCCAACGGGTCTCCTTGAGCGAGCAGAACCTCGTGGATTGCTCGTGGAATCAGGGCAACCGCGGGTGCCAAAGTGGATCGCCCATATTGGCTTTCGAATACGTCCGCCAGAACGGGGGCCTCAATTTGGAGAAGGACTACCCCTATGAAGGGAGG GATGACCAAAGGTGTCGTTCCAAGCGCGAGAACGCCGTGGGCCAATGTGCATCGTTGAAGTACGTGAAGTTGGGGGACGAGAAGGCGCTGGAGAAAGCCGTGGCCACCGTTGGCCCCATGGCTGTGGCCATCGACGCCAGGTCTTCGGGGTTCCAGTTCTATAAATCAG GAATCTTGTCATGCCCTTGGGGGGGTGACAAGCTGACCCAAGCCGTGCTGGCGGTCGGCTACGACAAGGCAGGCTACAATGGGAAAGATTACTGGATTCTGAAAAACAG CTGGTCTGAATACTGGGGCGACAAGGGCTACCTGTATCTGGAGAAAGGATCCAACCACTGCGGTGTAGCCAACGACGCAAGCTACCCTGTCTTGTAA